One Glycine max cultivar Williams 82 chromosome 6, Glycine_max_v4.0, whole genome shotgun sequence DNA segment encodes these proteins:
- the LOC100306673 gene encoding uncharacterized protein LOC100306673: protein MAAVSDQDTSVCTHCDRAIPSANIDLHFVHCSRNLERCQICDDMIPKLLAEEHYLNTHAPVACSLCSETMERDILDIHREENCPKRMITCEFCEFPLPAIDLAEHQEVCGNRTELCHLCNKYVRLRELYNHEDSCNTIQDNSAGSSRYVRPAERDEGARRRPQNDFSGKRLFFTIAFTGIAVVLGSIFFQRKTDLSNVQ from the exons ATGGCAGCCGTGTCCGATCAAGACACTAGTGTATGCACTCACTG TGATCGGGCTATTCCTTCGGCAAATATTGATTTGCATTTTGTTCATTGCTCTCGAAACCTTGAAAGATGCCAAATTTGTGACGACATGATTCCGAAACTACTTGCTGAGGAGCACTATTTAAACACACATGCCCCG GTTGCCTGTTCGCTGTGCAGTGAAACCATGGAACGTGATATTTTAGATATCCATAGAGAGGAAAATTGTCCTAAAAGGATGATCACCTGTGAGTTCTGTGAGTTTCCTTTGCCGGCTATTGATCTGGCTGAGCATCAG GAAGTATGTGGGAATCGAACAGAACTTTGTCACCTTTGTAACAAATATGTTAGACTGCGTGAACTATACAACCATGAAGATAGTTGCAATACAATTCAAGACAATTCTGCAGGGTCTTCAAG GTATGTGAGGCCAGCTGAAAGAGATGAGGGTGCTAGAAGAAGGCCGCAGAATGATTTCTCAGGAAAGCGTCTTTTTTTCACAATAGCATTCACTGGCATTGCTGTTGTCCTCGGATCTATTTTTTTCCAGAGGAAGACAGATCTCAGCAATGTGCAATAG
- the LOC100814185 gene encoding rhamnogalacturonate lyase, whose amino-acid sequence MSGPGVQLHIQDHHVVMDNGIVQVTLSNPDGIVTGIRYNGVDNLLEVLNKETNRGYWDLVWSAPGSKGMFDVIKGTCFKVIVQNEEQVELSFARMWDHSLEGKFVPLNIDKRFIMLRGSSGFYSYGIYEHLNGWPDFDISETRITFKLRKDKFQYMAMADNRQRVMPFPEDRLAGRCQTLGYPEAVLLVNPKDPRLKGEVDDKYQYSCVNMNNRVHGWISFSPPVGFWQITPSDEFRSGGPLKQNLTSHVGPTTLAMFLSSHYAGQDLVPKFRGGESWKKVFGPVYIYLNSGAVGDNPLWLWEDAKIQMMNEVQSWPYSFPASEDFLKSDQRGNVSGRLLVLDRYVCTDLIPANSAYVGLAPPGDAGSWQRECKDYQFWTRADENGFFTIKNVRPGDYNLFAWVPGFVGDYKFGDFMKITSGSYIELGELVYEPPRDGPTLWEIGIPDRSAAEFYAPDPSPQHINKLFINHPDRFRQYGLWDRYSELYPDADLVYTIGVSDYTKDWFYAQAPRKKVDNTLQGTTWQIKFEICSVVKGSTYKLRVAIASATLAELQIRVNDPNARRPVFTSGLIGRDNSIARHGIQGIYWLYHVNIPGSLLVDGTNTIYFSQPRCTSPFQGIMYDYIRLEGPPCEEI is encoded by the exons ATGTCCGGCCCAGGGGTACAGTTGCACATCCAAGATCACCAT GTGGTGATGGATAATGGCATAGTCCAAGTTACCTTATCAAATCCAGATGGAATTGTCACTGGGATACGATATAATGGTGTTGACAATTTGCTTGAAGTTCTCAACAAGGAGACTAATAGAGG GTACTGGGACCTTGTTTGGAGTGCGCCAGGAAGCAAAGGAATGTTTGATGT GATTAAAGGAACGTGTTTTAAAGTTATAGTTCAAAATGAGGAACAGGTGGAGCTTTCATTTGCAAGAATGTGGGATCATTCACTAGAGGGAAAGTTTGTCCCCTTAAATATTGACAAAAG ATTCATAATGCTCCGTGGTTCATCAGGCTTCTACTCTTATGGAATTTATGAGCACCTAAATGGATGGCCAGATTTTGATATTAGTGAAACAAGGATCACTTTCAAGCTTAGGAAAGACAA GTTTCAATACATGGCTATGGCAGACAATAGGCAAAGGGTTATGCCTTTTCCTGAAGATCGGTTAGCAGGAAGATGCCAAACCTTGGGCTACCCAGAAGCTGTCCTGCTAGTCAATCCCAAGGATCCACGATTGAAAGGAGAG GTGGATGACAAGTATCAGTATTCATGTGTAAACATGAATAATCGAGTCCATGGGTGGATATCTTTCAGTCCACCAGTGGGATTCTGGCAGATCACACCTAGTGATGAGTTTCGTTCTGGTGGACCCCTCAAACAGAATTTGACCTCGCATGTAGGCCCTACCACGCTTGCA ATGTTTCTTAGTAGTCACTATGCGGGACAAGATTTGGTGCCTAAATTTAGAGGTGGTGAATCATGGAAGAAGGTTTTTGGTCCTGtatatatttatcttaattCCGGAGCAGTTGGTGATAACCCACTTTGGCTATGGGAGGATGCAAAAATACAG ATGATGAATGAAGTTCAAAGCTGGCCATATTCTTTCCCAGCTTCAGAGGATTTTTTAAAATCGGATCAACGGGGCAATGTCAGTGGCAGATTACTTGTCTTAGACAG GTATGTCTGCACAGACTTAATACCAGCAAATAGTGCTTATGTTGGCTTAGCCCCACCTGGAGATGCAGGGTCATGGCAAAGAGAATGCAAG GACTATCAATTCTGGACCAGAGCAgatgaaaatggattttttactattaaaaatgtACGTCCAGGCGACTATAACCTTTTTGCTTGGGTACCTGGTTTTGTTGGGGACTACAAATTTGGTGATTTTATGAAGATAACATCAG GTTCTTACATTGAATTGGGTGAACTTGTATATGAGCCTCCAAGGGATGGTCCCACATTGTGGGAAATAGGTATTCCTGATAGATCCGCTGCAGAATTTTATGCTCCTGATCCCAGTCCACAACATATTAATAAGCTTTTTATCAACCATCCAGACAG GTTCAGGCAGTATGGATTGTGGGATAGGTATTCAGAATTGTATCCTGATGCAGATTTGGTTTACACAATTGGTGTTAGTGACTATACGAAGGATTGGTTTTATGCACAGGCTCCGAG GAAAAAAGTGGATAACACTCTTCAAGGAACAACTTGGCAAATCAAGTTCGAAATCTGTAGTGTTGTTAAAGGAAGTACATACAAACTGAGAGTTGCAATTGCATCTGCAACATTAGCTGAATTGCAG ATTCGAGTAAATGATCCCAATGCAAGGCGACCCGTATTTACCAGTGGATTAATAGGAAGGGACAACTCAATTGCAAGACATGGAATTCAAGGGATCTATTGGCTGTACCATGTGAATATACCAGGTTCTCTTCTTGTTGATGGCACAAATACCATATATTTTTCGCAACCAAGATGCACCAGTCCCTTCCAAGGTATCATGTATGATTATATTCGTTTGGAAGGCCCACCTTGtgaagaaatttaa